The Pygocentrus nattereri isolate fPygNat1 chromosome 2, fPygNat1.pri, whole genome shotgun sequence genome has a window encoding:
- the LOC119262378 gene encoding macrophage mannose receptor 1-like, whose protein sequence is MSSALYLVLLFSALWTLSFCGTRQFHVVNENKKWTDAQKYCRETFTDLATIESQEEMNALVAVLNEKTGNFWIGLSQKENKDNTCFQGAARPRMASGVNQSWTWSDGSNFSYSNWNSGEPNNAGTGNCGELRSADKYRWNDADCSHTNQFVCYKKLPLILINQKKTWREALSYCRENHEDLVSVHTEEIQHWVETAVYYASTANVWMGLRHTCTLSFWFWVNGVSICYQNWAPGNGTGVEDCSGGERTGAVHSGSKQWVSLPEDHRLNFICTTSEEI, encoded by the exons ATGAGTTCAGCTCTGTATCTGGTCCTGCTTTTCTCAG CTCTGTGGACGCTTTCCTTCTGTGGGACTCGTCAGTTTCATGTGGtgaatgaaaataagaaatggacCGACGCTCAGAAATACTGCAGAGAGACATTCACTGACCTGGCCACCATTGAGAGCCAAGAGGAGATGAATGCTCTGGTAGCTGTTCTCAATGAGAAAACAGGCAATTTCTGGATCGGACTGAGTCAGAAAGAAAATAAGGACAACACT TGTTTCCAAGGAGCTGCAAGACCGCGGATGGCCAGTGGGGTCAACCAG TCCTGGACGTGGTCAGATGGGAGTAACTTCTCATACAGCAACTGGAACTCTGGGGAACCAAACAACGCTGGTACTGGTAACTGTGGAGAGTTACGGAGTGCAGATAAATACAGGTGGAATGATGCAGACTGCAGTCACACAAATCAATTCGTCTGCTATAAGA AGCTTCCACTCATCCTGATTAATCAGAAGAAGACGTGGAGAGAAGCTCTGAGCTACTGCAGAGAGAATCATGAGGATCTggtttctgttcacactgaggAAATCCAGCACTGGGTGGAAACAGCTGTTTATTATGCCTCCACTGCTAATGTGTGGATGGGTCTGCGTCACACCTGCACCCTGAGCTTCTGGTTCTGGGTGAATGGAGTGTCGATCTGCTACCAGAACTGGGCTCCGGGGAACGGGACAGGGGTGGAAGACTGCAGTGGAGGAGAAAGAACAGGAGCGGTGCATTCTGGGAGTAAGCAGTGGGTCAGTCTGCCAGAGGATCACAGACTCAACTTCATCTGCACCAcgtctgagg AGATCTAG